DNA from Candidatus Eisenbacteria bacterium:
CCCCTCATCTCCTGCTCCAGATCCAGGACGCTGAGCCCGGCGGTCCCGAGCTCTTGCGGGCCGGCGACTGGATCACGACGCACGAGGAGGGATGCCGCGACTATCTTCACGGCCATCGCATCGCCCACTCGCGCCGGCCGGATCTCCTCGTGTGCGACGCCGGCGGACATCCGCGGGATGCGACCTTCCTGCAGGCACACAAGAGCCTGCAGCATGCGGCGCGATTCCTGTCGGAGCGGGGGCGTCTGCTGCTGGTCGCGGCGATTGACGAGGGGTCGGGCTCCGCGACGCTCGAGAGACTCTGGGGACTCGACGCCGACGAGCTGAACCGGCGCGCGAGGGAGTCGTACGAGATCCACACGCAGACCGCGCTCGCCCTGCGCGCCGTCCTGGATCGATGCGAAGTCGGGATCCTCTGCAGGCTGAGTCCCGATCGGCTCAAAATCCCCGGAATCCGCGTGTTCCAGGATCTGGAGGATGCCCTCAGGTGGGCCGAGGGGGAGCGAGCGCCCCGCCACTGGGGATGGCTCTCCCGCGCCGAGGAGGTGCTGCCGAAGCTGATCGGGGCGGGAAGGCCGGCGGAGGAGGAGGCGGCGACCGCCCGCCTCAGGTCAAAGGAGGAACGAGCGTGAGGATACTGATCGTGGGGTCGGGCGGAAGGGAGCACGCGCTGGCTTGGGCCGTGGCTCGCTCGCCCCTGAGGCCCCGGATCTTCGCGGCGCCGGGAAACGCGGGCATGGGGGAGACGGGCACTACCGTGCCGATCCCAGCGACCGCCCTCGAGGCTCTCGCCGACTTCGCGGAAGCTGCGCGGATCGATCTGACCATAGTCGGACCGGAAGCCCCCCTCGTCGCGGGAATCGCCGACATGTTTCAGTCGCGGGGCCTCAGGGTCTTCGGGCCGGGGACGGATGCGGCGACGCTCGAGGGAAGCAAGGTCGCCGCCAAGGATCTGATGCGCCGCAACGGGATCCCCACCGCCCCCTGCGAGGTCGTGTCGAGCCTGGAGGAGGCGGAGAGGGCGCTGGCCGGGGGCAGCTACCCCAAGGCGATCAAGGCCGACGGGCTGGCCGCCGGCAAGGGGGTCGTGATCGCGCGATCGCGCGAGGAAGGGAACGCCGCCGCCCGCCAGATGATGGTCGAGAGGCGCTTCGGCTCGGCCGGGGAGCGAGTCCTCATCGAGGAGTTCATCGAGGGAGAGGAAGTGTCGGTTCTCGCTCTCTGCAATGGGACCGACTATCTCCTCCTTCCGACGTCGCAGGACCACAAGCGGTTGCTGGACGGCGACCAAGGGCCCAACACGGGAGGAATGGGGGCCTACGCCCCCTTCCCGCGCTGGAATCGAGCGCTGGAGGATCAGGTTCGCCGGCGGATCATCGAACCGACGCTCGCGGCCCTGGACCGACGGGGGAGCCCGTACCGCGGCGTGCTCTACTTCGGACTGATCCTGCGTGATGGATCTCCCTTCCTGCTCGAGTACAATTGCAGGTTCGGAGATCCGGAAACGCAGGCCGTCCTTCCGCTCCTCGAGGGCGACCTCCTTCCGCTTCTGGACGCGATCGCGCGCGGAGAGAAGACTCCATTGCCGGAGCTCCAGGCAAGCAAGGGAGCCGCCGCCGTCGTCGTCTTGGCCTCCGGCGGATACCCCGACGCCTACGCGAAGGGGATGCCCATCAGCGGGATCGAGGAGGCGCGCAAGCGGGCGGGCGCCCTCGTCTTCCATGCCGGGACCAGATCGGCGGAGGGGGAGCCGAGGACGGACGGGGGACGAGTGCTCGGCGTCGTCGGCGTGGGTGAGGATCTCGAGAGGGCCCTCGCAATCGCCTACGAGGGGGCGGCCTTGATCGACTATCAAGGCAAGGTCTATCGAAGGGACATCGGAAGAAGGGGGATCGCGGGATGAGCGGGGAGAGCGGGAAGAGAGCGAAGGGCGGAGGGGCGGAGCGGATCGGATCCCGGGCAAGGCGCGGCACGACCTCGACGCCCGCGCAGGTGGGGATCCTCTTCGGGAGCGAGTCGGATCGAGATGTCATGTCGGAGGCCGCGCGCGTCCTGGGGAAGTTCGGAATCCCCTGCGAGATGAATGTCCTCTCGGCGCACAGGACGCCCGACGAGGCGCGCGACTATGCGCGTTCGGCGCGGGAGAAGGGGATTCAGGTCCTCATCTGCGGGGCGGGGATGGCGGCCCATCTTGCGGGCGCGGTGGCGGCCTCGACGACCCTGCCCGTCCTCGGGGTTCCTCTCTCCGCGGGGACCCTCGGCGGCCTCGACGCCCTGCTCTCGACCGTGCAGATGCCGGCGGGCGTCCCCGTCGGCACGCTCGGGATCGGCGCCGCGGGGGCGCGCAACGCGGCTCTTCTCGCCGCGCAGATCCTGGCGCTCGCGAATCCGGGGCTGCGTAGGAAGCTCGACACCCACAAGAGAGAGATGGCGAGGGGGGCGAAGCTGTAGGACTCCACTCAGCAGGCCCCGGACGTTTCCGGGCGAGCGTGTCGGCCCGATCAAACCGCCCTAGCTCGCCCCGGGCCCCTTCTTGGCTGGCGGCTTGATTCCCGGGGGCAGCATCTGCGTCACGCGCGTCTGCAGATGCGCGTCGCGCAGGGCCTCCAGCATCGCCTCCCTGTTGTCGTAGAGCCTCTTCAGCGGGCGAGGCGCGACATTCTCGAGGACGTAGGTGGTCAGCAGCGGAATCGCGATCGTCGAGTCGCAGTAGGCCACGACGGCGTCGGGGAGCCTGGTCGGATCGATCTTGCCCCAGGACACCGCTTCGCTCGGGGTCGCGCCGGAGAGCCCACCGGTGTCGGGGCGGGCGTCGGTCACCTGGAGGAAGTAGTCGTGGCCGGTGTCGGCGATGGAGAGGATCTCCTGCAGATGGGGCTCCGTCTGAAGAACGAAGTTCTTCGGCGAACCGCCGCCCAGGATCCAGACGCCGCTCGTGCCCCGGCGCTTCGCCTCGTAGACGATGGCGGCCGTCTCGTTCACATCTTGATTGGGATCGAGTATCAACCTGTTTCCCGCCAGAGCGGAGGCGGCGATGGTCATCCCGATGGAGGAATCGCCCGGGGAGCTGGTATAGACCGGCACGCCGCACTCGAAGGCCACCGCGAGCAGGCAGCTCTCGCTGATCCCGAGGACCTTCTCGCGTTCCCTCAGGTACTTCCCCACGCCGTGGTGGAACTCCGCGGAGGCCATCGGCTTCTGGAACGCCGGCGCGGCGACGACTTCCTGGTAGAATCGATCGGTGGCCAGCAGGACATCGTACTCGAACACGATGTCATAGATACGGATGACCCGGTCGGCCCGGAGGGCGACGTCGTCCACGGCCGGGCGCCCCTGATGAAGTGACAATCCGAGCCCGAAATGGGTATCGTGATAGAGGTTCGCGCCGGTCGTCACGATCCAGTCGACGTGGCCGGCTCGGAGGAGCGGGGCGATGCAGGAGATCCCGATCCCGGCGGGGGTCAGGGCTCCGGAGATCGAGAGGCCGACGGTGCCGCCGTCCTGGAGCATCTTCTCCGAGAGAAGGCGGCAGGCCTCCCGAAGGCGTGCCGCGTTGTAGGCGAGGAAGGTGCGGCGGACCAGGTCGCTCACAGAGATGCCTGGACGGACCGGTTCCGGCGCGATGCGCTGGCCGGCGAGGTAAGGACTGCGCTCAGGCATGGATGTCACCTCCTTGCATCGCGTCACGACGCTCGGAGGAAGTCTAGGGGCGCTCCGGCGGGAGGGCAATGCCCGTCGGTCGGCCCGAAGCGGAACACGGGAGGAGGAGCTCGTGGGTGCACCGAAGGAGTCGACGGGAGGGGCTTCCGCTGGCGGATCGCCCCCCGTCTTCAAGCTGAACAAGCGCGGCTCTTCGCCGCGCGTCGTCCAGGCCCTCGTCCCCATTCTCAGGGACGATGGGGTCGTCCTTCTCCCGACCGACACG
Protein-coding regions in this window:
- the purE gene encoding 5-(carboxyamino)imidazole ribonucleotide mutase → MSGESGKRAKGGGAERIGSRARRGTTSTPAQVGILFGSESDRDVMSEAARVLGKFGIPCEMNVLSAHRTPDEARDYARSAREKGIQVLICGAGMAAHLAGAVAASTTLPVLGVPLSAGTLGGLDALLSTVQMPAGVPVGTLGIGAAGARNAALLAAQILALANPGLRRKLDTHKREMARGAKL
- the purD gene encoding phosphoribosylamine--glycine ligase, producing the protein MRILIVGSGGREHALAWAVARSPLRPRIFAAPGNAGMGETGTTVPIPATALEALADFAEAARIDLTIVGPEAPLVAGIADMFQSRGLRVFGPGTDAATLEGSKVAAKDLMRRNGIPTAPCEVVSSLEEAERALAGGSYPKAIKADGLAAGKGVVIARSREEGNAAARQMMVERRFGSAGERVLIEEFIEGEEVSVLALCNGTDYLLLPTSQDHKRLLDGDQGPNTGGMGAYAPFPRWNRALEDQVRRRIIEPTLAALDRRGSPYRGVLYFGLILRDGSPFLLEYNCRFGDPETQAVLPLLEGDLLPLLDAIARGEKTPLPELQASKGAAAVVVLASGGYPDAYAKGMPISGIEEARKRAGALVFHAGTRSAEGEPRTDGGRVLGVVGVGEDLERALAIAYEGAALIDYQGKVYRRDIGRRGIAG
- a CDS encoding deoxyhypusine synthase, with protein sequence MPERSPYLAGQRIAPEPVRPGISVSDLVRRTFLAYNAARLREACRLLSEKMLQDGGTVGLSISGALTPAGIGISCIAPLLRAGHVDWIVTTGANLYHDTHFGLGLSLHQGRPAVDDVALRADRVIRIYDIVFEYDVLLATDRFYQEVVAAPAFQKPMASAEFHHGVGKYLREREKVLGISESCLLAVAFECGVPVYTSSPGDSSIGMTIAASALAGNRLILDPNQDVNETAAIVYEAKRRGTSGVWILGGGSPKNFVLQTEPHLQEILSIADTGHDYFLQVTDARPDTGGLSGATPSEAVSWGKIDPTRLPDAVVAYCDSTIAIPLLTTYVLENVAPRPLKRLYDNREAMLEALRDAHLQTRVTQMLPPGIKPPAKKGPGAS